The following proteins are co-located in the Haloarcula marismortui ATCC 43049 genome:
- a CDS encoding helix-turn-helix transcriptional regulator, with amino-acid sequence MSPQSSLFDYEPDLSPLTDAEREVYEAVGMGQYGPREYARRTGRSPGTVGNLLARAREKMEVVPA; translated from the coding sequence GTGAGTCCACAGTCCTCTCTCTTCGATTACGAACCGGACCTGTCGCCACTGACTGATGCCGAGAGAGAGGTGTACGAGGCTGTGGGCATGGGTCAGTATGGGCCACGGGAGTACGCTCGCAGGACTGGCCGTTCACCCGGTACTGTGGGCAACCTCCTTGCTCGTGCTCGTGAAAAAATGGAGGTGGTTCCGGCGTGA
- a CDS encoding DUF7563 family protein has translation MSNRLVENATIEKSNCRHCGAHVSRDFRRTFGDGDDIAHRCPACDCMPRISRGTAAGKELDYPDPQDQPQRNQGGRVEARTDGGESL, from the coding sequence TTGAGTAACCGACTTGTCGAGAACGCAACTATCGAGAAGTCGAACTGCCGGCACTGCGGGGCACACGTTTCGCGTGACTTCCGGCGGACCTTCGGCGATGGCGATGATATCGCCCACCGCTGTCCAGCCTGTGACTGTATGCCCCGCATCTCTCGGGGAACTGCAGCTGGGAAAGAACTCGACTACCCAGACCCGCAAGACCAGCCACAGCGGAACCAGGGAGGTCGAGTGGAAGCACGAACTGACGGGGGTGAGAGCCTGTGA
- the rpsJ gene encoding 30S ribosomal protein S10, with amino-acid sequence MSQQARVRLAGTSPEDLDDICADVREIANKTGVELSGPVPLPTKTLEVPSRKSPDGEGTATWEHWEMRVHKRLIDIDADERALRQLMRIQVPNDVSIEIVLED; translated from the coding sequence ATGTCCCAGCAGGCACGCGTTCGGCTCGCGGGCACAAGCCCCGAGGACCTCGACGACATCTGCGCGGACGTGCGAGAGATCGCGAACAAGACCGGCGTCGAACTCTCCGGTCCGGTTCCGCTCCCAACCAAGACGCTGGAGGTTCCCAGCCGCAAGTCCCCTGACGGTGAGGGGACTGCAACGTGGGAACACTGGGAGATGCGCGTCCACAAGCGGCTCATCGATATCGACGCCGACGAACGGGCACTGCGCCAGCTGATGCGCATCCAGGTTCCCAACGACGTCTCCATCGAGATCGTCCTCGAGGACTGA
- the tuf gene encoding translation elongation factor EF-1 subunit alpha, producing the protein MSDEQHQNLAIIGHVDHGKSTLVGRLLYETGSVPEHVIEQHKEEAEEKGKGGFEFAYVMDNLAEERERGVTIDIAHQEFSTDTYDFTIVDCPGHRDFVKNMITGASQADNAVLVVAADDGVQPQTQEHVFLARTLGIGELIVAVNKMDLVDYGESEYKQVVEEVKDLLTQVRFDSENAKFIPVSAFEGDNIAEESEHTGWYDGEILLEALNELPAPEPPTDAPLRLPIQDVYTISGIGTVPVGRVETGILNTGDNVSFQPSDVSGEVKTVEMHHEEVPKAEPGDNVGFNVRGVGKDDIRRGDVCGPADDPPSVAETFQAQIVVMQHPSVITEGYTPVFHAHTAQVACTVESIDKKIDPSSGEVAEENPDFIQNGDAAVVTVRPQKPLSIEPSSEIPELGSFAIRDMGQTIAAGKVLGVNER; encoded by the coding sequence ATGAGCGACGAACAACACCAGAACCTGGCCATTATCGGCCACGTCGACCACGGGAAGAGCACGCTCGTCGGCCGACTCCTGTACGAGACAGGATCGGTACCGGAGCACGTCATCGAACAGCACAAGGAAGAAGCCGAGGAGAAGGGCAAGGGCGGCTTCGAGTTCGCCTACGTCATGGACAACCTCGCCGAAGAGCGTGAGCGTGGTGTCACCATCGACATCGCCCACCAGGAGTTCAGCACCGACACCTACGATTTCACCATCGTGGACTGTCCTGGTCACCGCGACTTCGTGAAGAACATGATTACCGGCGCGTCCCAGGCCGACAACGCCGTCCTGGTCGTCGCCGCCGACGACGGTGTCCAGCCGCAGACCCAGGAGCACGTGTTCCTGGCCCGCACTCTGGGCATCGGTGAACTCATCGTTGCCGTCAACAAAATGGACCTCGTCGACTACGGCGAGTCCGAGTACAAGCAGGTCGTCGAAGAGGTCAAGGACCTCCTCACTCAGGTCCGCTTCGACTCCGAGAACGCCAAGTTCATCCCGGTCTCCGCATTCGAAGGCGACAACATCGCCGAGGAGTCCGAGCACACGGGCTGGTACGACGGCGAAATCCTGCTGGAAGCACTCAACGAGCTGCCGGCACCGGAGCCGCCGACGGACGCGCCGCTCCGACTGCCGATTCAGGACGTCTACACCATCTCCGGTATCGGTACGGTCCCGGTTGGCCGTGTCGAGACGGGTATCCTGAACACGGGCGACAACGTCAGCTTCCAGCCGTCTGACGTCTCCGGTGAAGTGAAGACCGTCGAGATGCACCACGAGGAAGTCCCGAAGGCCGAGCCCGGTGACAACGTCGGGTTCAACGTCCGTGGCGTCGGCAAGGACGACATCCGACGCGGTGACGTCTGTGGTCCGGCCGACGACCCGCCATCGGTCGCCGAGACCTTCCAGGCCCAGATTGTCGTGATGCAGCACCCGTCCGTCATCACCGAGGGTTACACGCCGGTCTTCCACGCTCACACGGCACAGGTCGCCTGTACCGTCGAGTCCATCGACAAGAAGATCGACCCATCCTCCGGCGAGGTCGCCGAGGAGAACCCTGACTTCATCCAGAACGGGGACGCTGCCGTCGTGACGGTCCGCCCACAGAAGCCACTCAGCATCGAGCCGTCCTCCGAGATTCCGGAGCTCGGCTCGTTCGCTATCCGCGACATGGGTCAGACCATCGCCGCCGGCAAAGTCCTCGGCGTCAACGAGCGATAA
- a CDS encoding DUF4870 domain-containing protein, giving the protein MTSKATVTNVGAEADDVVFGLSATIAAAVAYLLPFGIIFLLIEDDNEFVRYNTAQSVAYTLGLYLFRFALNFVFGMMPGFVSLLVAPFMMVFNLAIFVGLVFMAYKAFSGDLFEAPVFADMAHSLEESI; this is encoded by the coding sequence ATGACAAGTAAAGCGACGGTAACGAATGTGGGTGCGGAGGCCGACGATGTCGTGTTCGGTCTCTCGGCAACCATCGCTGCGGCAGTCGCCTACCTCCTGCCGTTCGGTATCATCTTTCTCCTCATCGAGGACGACAACGAGTTCGTCAGGTACAACACAGCACAGAGTGTTGCCTACACCCTCGGACTGTACCTGTTCCGTTTTGCCCTCAACTTCGTCTTTGGCATGATGCCAGGGTTCGTGTCTCTGCTGGTCGCGCCGTTCATGATGGTATTTAACCTCGCCATCTTCGTCGGCCTCGTGTTCATGGCGTACAAAGCCTTCTCCGGTGACCTGTTCGAGGCTCCGGTCTTCGCCGACATGGCGCACTCGCTCGAAGAATCGATTTAA
- a CDS encoding homoserine dehydrogenase gives MKLAVIGAGAVGSSVVELASDHGHSVTAFADSSSAVIDSAGIDTAAVLDRKRTDGVVGSGAPEDALSAEYDVLVEATPTTLGDAEPGFGHIQAALERDRHAVLANKGPVAERYADVRALERESEGNVLFEATVGGAMPILSTIDDFDPSHITAVRGVLNGTANFILSRMATEGLDYEHVLAEAQDLGVAEADPTFDVDGTDAALKGVIIANVLSDDETEYTLDDAEVTGIQEISGSALELARADGRTVRLIAEVVEGSVRVGPRLVPDNAPLAVSGTRNIAQLETEHAGQLNISGRGAGGPETASAVLADIGRL, from the coding sequence ATGAAACTCGCCGTCATCGGAGCCGGCGCCGTCGGCTCCTCCGTCGTCGAACTGGCGAGCGACCACGGCCATTCAGTTACTGCATTTGCTGACTCCAGTAGCGCCGTCATCGACAGCGCCGGTATCGACACCGCTGCGGTTCTCGACCGGAAACGAACCGACGGCGTCGTCGGGAGCGGTGCACCCGAAGACGCGCTTTCGGCTGAGTACGACGTGCTTGTCGAGGCAACGCCGACGACGCTCGGCGACGCCGAACCCGGCTTCGGACATATCCAGGCCGCGCTCGAACGGGACCGACACGCCGTGCTGGCGAACAAAGGCCCGGTCGCCGAGCGGTACGCAGACGTTCGCGCGCTGGAGCGCGAAAGCGAGGGGAATGTGCTGTTCGAGGCGACTGTCGGTGGTGCGATGCCGATCCTCTCGACCATCGATGACTTCGACCCGAGCCATATCACCGCCGTCCGTGGGGTACTCAACGGCACGGCGAACTTCATTCTCTCACGGATGGCGACTGAGGGCCTCGATTACGAGCACGTCCTCGCGGAAGCGCAGGACTTGGGCGTCGCCGAGGCCGACCCGACCTTCGACGTGGACGGCACCGACGCGGCGCTGAAAGGCGTCATCATCGCGAACGTCCTGTCCGATGACGAGACGGAGTACACGCTCGATGACGCTGAAGTGACAGGGATTCAGGAGATATCCGGTAGCGCGCTCGAACTCGCGCGGGCGGACGGTCGGACTGTCCGGCTCATCGCCGAGGTGGTTGAAGGCTCCGTCCGCGTCGGCCCGCGACTCGTGCCGGACAACGCGCCGCTCGCCGTCTCCGGGACCCGGAACATTGCGCAGCTAGAGACCGAACACGCCGGCCAGCTCAACATCTCCGGTCGTGGTGCCGGCGGCCCGGAGACGGCGAGCGCGGTGCTCGCCGATATCGGCCGACTGTAG
- a CDS encoding amino acid-binding protein, which produces MSDSTDEVRSYTVRLELVDEPGELLRALEPIATNGGNLLSIFHERGNVTPRGHIPVEVDLEATPERFDGIVDALRDAGINVIQAGAEQYSEALTIILTGHLVNTDLSDTLSRIHESTDATVTDLSLSAPEGTDDASSARIRLATEEGAVDETMSAIRTVADEKGLHVIEPLAAGGEA; this is translated from the coding sequence ATGAGCGACTCGACCGACGAGGTACGGTCCTACACAGTTCGGCTGGAACTGGTCGACGAACCGGGCGAACTGCTGCGGGCGCTCGAGCCCATCGCCACGAACGGCGGGAACCTCCTCTCTATCTTCCACGAGCGGGGGAACGTGACCCCGCGGGGGCACATCCCCGTGGAGGTCGACTTGGAGGCGACCCCCGAGCGGTTCGACGGGATCGTCGACGCACTCCGGGACGCAGGTATCAACGTCATTCAGGCCGGAGCCGAGCAGTACAGCGAGGCGCTGACGATCATCCTCACCGGCCACCTCGTCAACACTGACCTCTCCGATACACTCTCGCGGATTCACGAATCGACGGACGCGACCGTGACCGACCTCTCGCTGTCGGCCCCGGAGGGCACCGACGATGCCTCCAGCGCGCGCATTCGCCTGGCGACAGAGGAAGGGGCAGTCGACGAGACGATGTCCGCCATTCGTACCGTTGCTGACGAGAAGGGACTCCACGTCATCGAACCGCTTGCGGCGGGAGGTGAAGCATGA
- a CDS encoding peptidase encodes MLVFGLFAVVGAGIGGIGSTVVQRLSNPVVRYRQLLLGIVLPFTLLSYVVFLLLGLGHLIAGGQTGVVGAVLATFAELLAAGLVGLAAYAPAVPGIRSVREIKLSTSQAVIRMGRYILGITVLVTVVVAPLEAGLSSVALLALLAAFGIGVQVIAPWFIPLVRSVDTPDDQTTETLNRLRERAGLTVRDVRVLDTEQEGTANVIVRGAPGYRRLFVTSTFLDVFDDEMATALLAVQAGRQEARVRARLIGGLLIALVPVFAALADIGPLWPLVGASLGLLVVTLWVTRRGVRAADDYAAEGVGPDTVADALERYADVHDMEPPRRRLANPFSKSPPLGNRIDRLREQAGE; translated from the coding sequence TTGCTCGTCTTCGGACTGTTCGCTGTCGTCGGAGCAGGCATCGGCGGGATCGGAAGCACGGTCGTACAGCGCCTCTCGAACCCCGTCGTCAGATACCGGCAGTTGTTGCTCGGTATCGTTCTCCCGTTCACGCTGCTGTCGTACGTCGTCTTTCTGTTACTTGGACTCGGCCACTTAATTGCCGGCGGACAGACCGGAGTCGTCGGAGCGGTGCTAGCGACGTTCGCCGAACTGCTCGCAGCTGGTCTCGTCGGGCTGGCCGCCTACGCGCCAGCTGTCCCGGGCATCCGCAGCGTTCGGGAGATCAAACTATCGACCAGTCAGGCGGTCATCCGGATGGGTCGGTACATCCTCGGAATCACCGTGCTGGTGACTGTCGTCGTCGCACCGCTTGAGGCCGGACTGTCGTCAGTCGCGCTGTTGGCACTTCTTGCCGCTTTCGGCATCGGCGTACAGGTCATTGCCCCGTGGTTTATCCCACTAGTGCGGTCGGTAGATACGCCGGACGACCAGACGACGGAAACACTGAACCGACTCCGGGAGCGCGCAGGACTGACCGTCCGCGACGTTCGGGTGCTTGACACCGAACAGGAAGGAACCGCGAACGTGATTGTCCGTGGAGCCCCGGGCTACCGTCGCCTGTTCGTGACGAGCACGTTCCTCGACGTGTTTGACGACGAGATGGCAACGGCCCTGCTCGCAGTTCAGGCTGGCCGTCAGGAGGCCCGCGTGCGTGCTCGACTTATCGGTGGCCTGCTCATCGCGCTGGTCCCGGTGTTCGCGGCACTGGCTGACATCGGCCCGCTGTGGCCCCTTGTCGGCGCGAGTCTCGGACTGCTCGTCGTCACCCTGTGGGTCACTCGCCGCGGCGTCCGGGCAGCCGACGACTACGCGGCCGAGGGCGTTGGCCCGGATACCGTCGCGGACGCCCTCGAACGGTACGCCGACGTCCACGACATGGAGCCGCCCCGACGACGACTCGCGAACCCGTTCTCGAAATCGCCACC